From a single Oceanobacillus kimchii X50 genomic region:
- a CDS encoding peptidoglycan D,D-transpeptidase FtsI family protein, which translates to MSKDNKKKRAQLPFRINILFFAIFLLFSVLILQLGVVQILNGEAHQEEIERTNIDTTSVPVPRGKILDTNGNVIVDNKAMYSITYTPPKGVQAKDRLELAQKLAEYIDMSQEDRLKRITDRDKREYYYLLNQKDVDERLEDLDTSEMDNADVYNHTLDLITEEEISDFSDDDMEIIAIKKELDKAYSLTPQVIKNEDVTAEEYATVAENLDKLPGINATTDWDRVYPYEDTLTSLLGSITSQQQGIPAEDVQAYLSKGYSRNDRVGKSGLEQQYEDFLRGRKEQIQYETRKDGTIVGTETVVEGQRGKDLVLTIDMEFQEKVDEIVLEEFKDAKEKYPGPNQYLTNAFAVVMNPKTGELLAMSGVNYDKEKGEYNDAAFMALASAYEPGSSVKGASVLAGYESGVISPGQVFFDNPIRIASTPVKKSVSNLGHVNDYQALEKSSNVYMFYIALRMMGENRHPYPDNSSLNASWSEYNNALNDLQNYFNQFGLGASTGIDFPYESTGVRSNSAPNPGNVLDFTIGQYDTYTTLQLAQYVSTIANDGYRVQPHFLKQVHDPIASFDELGPVYYTKNTQVMNRIDMSQSEIERVQEGFRRVYSTGTARNYFNSADYTAAGKTGTAETSIYEDGKKLADTNSLSLVGYAPFDEPEVAFAVIVPHTGEGNGINNKIGRRILDAYFEVKEEQDEEEAVD; encoded by the coding sequence TTGAGTAAGGATAATAAAAAGAAACGAGCCCAACTTCCCTTTCGGATAAATATATTATTTTTTGCAATCTTTTTGTTGTTCTCTGTATTAATTTTGCAACTAGGGGTTGTACAAATTTTGAATGGGGAGGCTCACCAAGAAGAAATTGAGCGAACAAATATTGACACGACGAGTGTACCTGTTCCGAGAGGAAAAATATTAGACACAAATGGAAATGTAATTGTAGATAATAAAGCGATGTATTCTATTACTTATACGCCACCAAAAGGCGTACAAGCGAAAGATCGCTTAGAATTAGCTCAAAAGTTAGCAGAGTATATTGATATGAGTCAGGAAGACCGGTTAAAACGTATTACGGATAGAGATAAGCGGGAATATTATTATTTACTTAATCAAAAAGATGTAGACGAGAGGTTAGAGGACCTAGATACTTCCGAAATGGACAATGCAGATGTATATAACCATACATTGGATTTGATTACCGAAGAAGAAATTAGTGATTTCTCTGATGATGATATGGAAATTATCGCTATAAAAAAAGAATTGGATAAAGCTTACTCATTGACTCCACAAGTTATAAAAAATGAAGATGTTACTGCGGAAGAATATGCAACTGTTGCAGAGAATTTGGATAAATTACCAGGGATAAATGCGACCACAGATTGGGATCGAGTATATCCTTACGAGGATACCTTAACGAGTCTGTTGGGAAGTATAACAAGTCAGCAGCAAGGAATTCCAGCTGAAGATGTGCAAGCTTATTTAAGTAAAGGATATAGCCGGAACGATAGAGTAGGAAAAAGTGGTTTAGAACAGCAATATGAAGATTTCTTGAGAGGTAGAAAAGAACAGATTCAATATGAGACGAGAAAAGATGGTACGATAGTAGGAACGGAAACCGTAGTTGAAGGGCAACGAGGAAAAGACCTCGTTTTAACGATTGACATGGAATTTCAAGAAAAAGTAGACGAAATAGTATTAGAAGAATTTAAGGATGCTAAAGAAAAATATCCTGGGCCTAATCAGTACCTAACGAACGCTTTTGCAGTAGTAATGAATCCAAAAACAGGCGAGTTACTGGCAATGTCTGGCGTGAATTATGATAAAGAAAAGGGAGAATACAATGATGCCGCATTTATGGCGTTAGCAAGTGCATATGAACCAGGTTCGTCAGTGAAAGGTGCCAGTGTATTAGCAGGATATGAATCGGGTGTGATTTCACCAGGACAAGTGTTTTTTGATAACCCAATTCGAATCGCTAGTACACCAGTAAAAAAATCAGTTTCAAATTTAGGTCATGTAAACGATTATCAAGCTTTGGAAAAGTCTTCAAACGTCTACATGTTCTATATCGCTTTACGAATGATGGGAGAAAACCGACATCCATATCCAGATAACTCTAGCCTTAATGCAAGTTGGAGTGAATACAACAATGCACTAAATGATTTACAAAATTATTTTAATCAATTTGGTTTAGGTGCCTCTACGGGTATTGATTTTCCGTATGAATCTACTGGAGTTCGTTCAAATAGCGCACCCAATCCTGGTAATGTTCTGGATTTTACAATTGGACAATATGATACGTATACGACTTTACAATTAGCACAATACGTTTCAACGATTGCTAATGATGGTTATCGTGTACAACCACATTTCCTAAAGCAAGTTCATGATCCAATTGCTTCATTTGATGAATTAGGTCCAGTGTATTATACAAAAAATACGCAAGTAATGAACAGAATAGATATGAGTCAATCTGAAATTGAACGCGTACAAGAAGGTTTTAGAAGGGTTTATAGTACAGGAACAGCAAGAAATTATTTTAATAGCGCGGATTATACTGCTGCTGGGAAGACGGGTACAGCTGAAACATCCATTTATGAAGATGGGAAAAAGCTAGCTGATACCAATAGTCTTTCACTGGTTGGCTATGCACCATTTGATGAACCAGAAGTTGCGTTTGCTGTAATAGTTCCACATACTGGGGAAGGAAATGGAATAAATAATAAAATTGGCAGACGTATCCTTGATGCTTACTTCGAAGTGAAGGAAGAACAAGATGAAGAAGAAGCAGTTGATTGA
- a CDS encoding rhomboid family protein, whose product MYLNDLYLEYQLAYQLIQQGFELINKNEETDELWFERFQNNTSFIIRLLPKRFDWQNQLKQDVTSTYQRIHQMRKSFKGKHIEAITVYTSSEEPIGDDWQTLKKPITSNAKKPFTMNVYFLHETERSDEIERLREKTGLDLSLEEIDELDNEEKERKVAYFKQTILQDFNNRIEKRRKVFSNGKPLFTYILIALNIYFFLQQINNGGSENIDTLIDMGAKYNPLIMEGEWWRLFTSMFLHIGFVHILMNMVALFYLGTAIERIFGRTRFLVIYFLGGIAGSIASFATSISISAGASGAIFGLFGALLFFGLIYKDVFKDTMGMNIIFILVLNLVIGFSIPEIDMGAHLGGLLGGFLIAACLHVPSKKNGKYQLGAIIAFIVLCAGLLMYGIDNNASSLEFKLIEVEEKLTDNQFEEAIEISTDALNELKSNKDNKLMAYFLFHRSYAYIQQGEIELAQADLEESLGYEETIPEAYNNLTIIYANNFEFDKAREVIGEGLERFPDNQELLDLQQDLSNY is encoded by the coding sequence ATGTACCTAAACGATTTATATTTGGAATACCAATTAGCTTATCAACTAATTCAGCAAGGATTTGAATTAATTAATAAAAATGAGGAGACAGACGAGCTTTGGTTCGAGAGATTTCAAAATAACACTTCATTCATCATTCGGTTATTGCCTAAACGGTTTGATTGGCAAAATCAACTCAAACAAGATGTAACAAGTACATATCAACGGATTCATCAAATGAGAAAAAGCTTCAAAGGAAAACATATTGAAGCAATTACGGTTTATACATCGAGTGAAGAACCAATTGGTGATGATTGGCAAACATTAAAAAAACCGATTACTTCAAATGCAAAAAAGCCTTTTACGATGAATGTGTATTTTTTACATGAAACAGAGCGTTCTGATGAAATTGAACGTTTACGAGAAAAAACAGGTCTAGATTTATCTTTAGAAGAAATAGACGAATTGGATAATGAAGAAAAAGAAAGAAAAGTTGCTTATTTTAAACAAACTATACTTCAAGATTTTAATAACCGAATTGAAAAAAGAAGAAAAGTATTTTCAAATGGAAAGCCATTATTTACATATATTTTAATAGCACTTAATATATATTTTTTCTTACAACAAATAAATAATGGCGGAAGTGAGAACATTGATACGCTTATTGATATGGGAGCAAAATATAATCCACTAATTATGGAAGGTGAATGGTGGCGACTATTTACTTCCATGTTCCTACATATAGGTTTTGTCCATATCTTAATGAACATGGTTGCATTGTTTTATTTGGGAACAGCTATTGAAAGGATATTTGGTAGAACGCGATTTTTAGTTATTTATTTTCTTGGCGGAATAGCTGGTTCGATAGCTAGCTTTGCTACATCTATTAGTATCTCTGCCGGGGCATCTGGAGCAATATTTGGATTGTTTGGTGCCTTGCTATTCTTTGGTTTAATTTATAAAGACGTATTTAAAGATACAATGGGTATGAATATTATATTTATACTAGTATTAAACCTCGTCATTGGGTTTTCTATCCCAGAAATAGATATGGGTGCTCATCTCGGTGGTTTACTTGGCGGCTTTCTAATAGCTGCTTGTCTACATGTACCAAGTAAAAAGAATGGTAAATATCAATTAGGAGCAATTATCGCATTTATTGTTTTATGTGCCGGATTATTAATGTATGGTATTGATAATAACGCTTCTTCTCTAGAATTTAAATTAATTGAAGTAGAAGAAAAACTAACTGATAATCAATTTGAAGAAGCAATTGAAATATCTACCGATGCATTAAATGAATTAAAATCGAATAAAGATAATAAGTTGATGGCTTATTTTCTTTTCCATCGTTCGTATGCATATATACAGCAAGGTGAAATTGAATTAGCACAAGCTGATTTAGAAGAAAGTTTAGGATATGAAGAAACTATTCCTGAAGCGTACAATAATTTAACTATCATATATGCAAATAATTTTGAATTTGATAAGGCGAGAGAAGTAATCGGCGAAGGTCTAGAACGATTTCCTGATAATCAAGAATTATTAGATCTTCAGCAGGACTTATCCAATTATTAA
- the phoU gene encoding phosphate signaling complex protein PhoU: MSTRNQFQDELQELYADILHMADLVGEALDKSMESLIQQQQEMAENVIAKDNEIDKLEQSINDKAILLIAKQQPVATDLRRIVSALRVMIDIERMGDNAKNIAKSSIRLLDNPSSVPPDLSHMHHQVKKMLHTAVLAFDQEDISLAGKLAELDDEVDRVYKRVVSDLLYETATRPDQIEYVMQMSFCARYLERFADHITNIGESILYMVKGESVNLNK; this comes from the coding sequence ATGTCAACACGAAATCAGTTCCAAGATGAGCTTCAAGAACTATATGCGGATATCCTTCATATGGCGGATTTAGTTGGTGAGGCATTGGATAAATCAATGGAATCTTTAATTCAACAACAGCAAGAAATGGCAGAGAATGTTATAGCTAAAGATAATGAAATTGACAAGTTAGAACAAAGTATTAATGATAAAGCGATTTTACTTATTGCAAAACAACAACCTGTAGCAACAGACTTAAGAAGAATTGTATCTGCATTAAGGGTTATGATAGATATTGAGCGAATGGGGGATAATGCGAAGAATATCGCTAAATCAAGCATAAGGCTACTTGATAACCCTTCAAGTGTACCTCCTGATCTTTCGCATATGCACCATCAAGTCAAAAAGATGCTTCACACAGCAGTATTGGCATTTGACCAAGAGGATATTTCGCTTGCTGGAAAGTTAGCGGAGTTGGATGATGAAGTAGATCGTGTCTATAAGCGTGTAGTTAGTGACCTGTTATACGAAACAGCTACTCGACCTGATCAAATAGAATATGTAATGCAAATGTCCTTTTGCGCAAGATACTTGGAGCGATTCGCAGACCATATCACAAATATTGGTGAAAGCATATTATATATGGTCAAAGGAGAAAGTGTGAATTTAAATAAATAG
- a CDS encoding 5-formyltetrahydrofolate cyclo-ligase, with protein sequence MRKQILRKNMIQQLKKLPEDERNAIQLSQQQLLFQSSLWKNALTIGITVSKGFEWDTKQIIRQGWKENKIIAIPKCNPFDKTMTYHQITTFEQLEVVYAGIEEPVIELTSPVKNEILDLCIVPGIVFDKNGYRIGFGGGYYDRMLPSIKAPTLSICSELQIVSSLPKESHDLPVDYLLTEKLIFLCISKSF encoded by the coding sequence ATGAGAAAGCAAATATTAAGAAAAAATATGATCCAACAATTAAAAAAATTACCTGAAGATGAAAGAAACGCTATCCAGTTAAGTCAACAGCAATTATTATTTCAATCAAGTCTTTGGAAAAATGCGTTAACAATTGGAATTACAGTTTCTAAGGGATTTGAGTGGGACACAAAACAAATCATTCGGCAAGGATGGAAAGAAAATAAAATTATTGCCATTCCTAAATGTAATCCGTTTGATAAAACAATGACATATCATCAAATCACCACTTTTGAACAACTAGAAGTTGTCTACGCTGGTATAGAGGAACCTGTTATTGAACTTACAAGTCCTGTAAAAAATGAAATACTTGATTTATGTATTGTTCCAGGTATTGTATTTGATAAAAATGGTTATCGTATTGGGTTTGGTGGAGGTTATTATGATCGAATGTTACCGAGTATAAAAGCTCCCACATTGTCAATTTGTAGTGAGTTACAGATTGTCTCGTCCTTACCTAAGGAATCACATGATCTACCGGTAGATTATTTGTTAACAGAAAAGTTAATTTTTCTATGTATAAGTAAATCATTCTAG
- the rpmG gene encoding 50S ribosomal protein L33, producing MRVNITLACTETGDRNYISTKNKRTNPERIELMKYSPRLKKHTLHRETK from the coding sequence ATGCGCGTAAATATAACTTTAGCTTGTACGGAAACGGGAGATCGTAACTATATCTCTACAAAAAACAAGCGTACAAATCCTGAACGTATTGAGCTTATGAAATACTCACCACGTCTAAAAAAACACACGTTACATCGTGAAACAAAATAA
- a CDS encoding YqgQ family protein codes for MKTMIDVRNLLKRFGAFIYTGDRLGDLELIELELDDLYQYGFITQQEFLTAKLCIKKEKNNHLKGNG; via the coding sequence TTGAAAACAATGATTGATGTTCGTAATTTATTAAAACGTTTTGGTGCGTTTATTTATACTGGCGATCGACTGGGAGATTTGGAATTAATAGAACTTGAATTAGATGATTTGTATCAATATGGATTTATTACTCAACAAGAATTTCTAACGGCAAAACTTTGCATTAAAAAAGAAAAAAATAATCATTTAAAGGGGAATGGGTAG
- a CDS encoding spore germination protein: MKQDKRPIDHKLTNNVTFLKSYLGVEKSFDLIYLDLNYAGKDMAMFMVDGFAKDDISLYIMQTLAALKEHELDKDTLTKLLKRYIPYIEIEPIDNIYQAADFVLAGATALFVDGIDKAIIIDSRTYPARSPEEPDLERVVRGPRDGFVETLVFNTALTRRRVRDRSLRMEYLQVGRRSKTDVVISYIEDIADNKHIEKIKSILEKIDTDGLPMAEKTIEEFLSDRYWNPYPSVRYTERPDTAAAHLYDGHILLIIDGSPSVMITATTFWNHLHHAEEYRQKPTVGAYLRMVRFFAILFSMILLPLYYLMSSHPELLPAALEFIGPDDPGVIPLLLQFLIAEIGLDMLRMASIHTPSALGTALGLVAAIMIGEVSVQVGWFTNEVVLYIATAAIGSYATPSYELSMANRIVRIILLLATASFGVIGYVVGITCWLLYITKMKTFKIPYFWPFMPFSPNALRDVIIRVPVPIKHRRPEILNPKDPDR, translated from the coding sequence ATGAAACAGGATAAAAGACCAATTGATCATAAATTAACAAACAACGTTACATTCCTAAAAAGTTATTTAGGGGTTGAGAAAAGTTTTGATTTAATTTATTTAGATTTAAATTATGCAGGGAAAGATATGGCTATGTTCATGGTTGATGGATTTGCCAAAGATGATATATCGTTATATATCATGCAAACATTGGCTGCGCTAAAAGAACATGAACTGGATAAAGATACGTTAACCAAACTACTTAAGAGATATATCCCCTATATAGAAATTGAACCTATAGATAATATTTATCAAGCCGCTGATTTTGTATTAGCCGGAGCAACAGCTTTATTTGTAGATGGTATAGATAAGGCAATTATTATTGATTCGAGAACTTACCCTGCACGCTCCCCTGAAGAACCAGATCTAGAAAGAGTAGTTCGTGGACCAAGAGATGGATTTGTAGAAACATTAGTATTTAATACCGCATTAACAAGAAGACGAGTACGCGATCGTTCACTTCGAATGGAATATTTACAGGTAGGGCGACGGTCAAAAACTGATGTAGTCATAAGTTATATAGAAGATATTGCAGATAATAAACATATAGAAAAAATCAAATCGATATTAGAAAAAATTGACACAGATGGACTACCGATGGCAGAAAAAACAATTGAAGAGTTTTTAAGTGATCGTTATTGGAATCCTTATCCATCTGTACGATATACAGAAAGACCAGACACTGCTGCTGCACACTTATATGATGGCCATATCTTGTTAATTATTGATGGCTCACCTAGTGTTATGATAACTGCAACAACGTTTTGGAATCATTTACATCATGCGGAAGAATATCGTCAGAAACCTACTGTTGGTGCATATTTAAGAATGGTTCGTTTTTTTGCAATTTTATTTTCAATGATATTATTGCCTCTATATTATTTAATGTCTTCACATCCAGAGTTATTACCCGCTGCTTTAGAGTTTATTGGTCCAGATGATCCTGGAGTAATACCTCTACTTCTCCAATTTCTCATTGCGGAGATAGGGTTAGATATGTTAAGGATGGCTTCCATTCATACTCCATCTGCATTAGGAACGGCACTCGGATTGGTTGCAGCAATTATGATAGGTGAAGTCTCTGTCCAGGTAGGGTGGTTTACCAACGAAGTGGTTCTTTACATTGCTACTGCTGCAATTGGTTCTTATGCAACTCCTAGTTATGAGCTAAGTATGGCTAATCGAATTGTACGTATTATTTTATTATTAGCGACCGCCAGTTTTGGTGTGATTGGTTATGTAGTGGGTATAACTTGTTGGCTATTGTACATTACAAAAATGAAGACGTTTAAAATACCTTATTTTTGGCCATTTATGCCATTTTCACCAAATGCATTACGGGATGTTATCATTCGTGTGCCAGTACCGATAAAGCATCGCCGACCTGAAATATTAAACCCTAAAGACCCGGATCGTTAA
- a CDS encoding LTA synthase family protein: MKFFKKPKVPLYILAAILFGLKTYIVYRFMFNIGIDNSMQELILFINPFVSAFLIFTIAVWFNKTSRQMKYIRYMALFASLIVWANLVFYRQFTDFITIPQLFMGSNMGDLGSSILTLIKPYDVLFFADVIIIWILSKKYEGTLSVQYPKSGKVGAVAFSLVLLAGNFFLAEMERPQLFTRAFDREYLVKNIGLFNYHVYDIVVHSKTESQRVFADGNEIPEIEEFIETNIDHKRSEEMFGIAEDKNVIFINAESLQEFVINNEVNGEEITPFLNGLAEDEDTYYFENFYEQTGQGNTSDSEFLVENSLYPLSRGAVFFTHGGNEYNAFPELIKEEGYTSSVLHANNKSFWNREGMYDSLEIDNFYGEEAYEVSNENSIGWGLKDKPFFEQSIKYLESMEQPFYSKFITLTNHFPFEMNEEDTSIDKFDSNSNTLNNYFPAVRYMDEAIEQFFQDLKDSGLYEDSVIVIMGDHIGISANHNRAMAQYLDKEEITPYDQVQLQRVPLFVHIPGHGEGKVMDEVTGQIDLKPTMLNMLGIEQEKDISFGNDMFSEDRKDYIALRNGDFVSEDYIKTMGVCYDRETGEPVDDVIDEETSSEQEAEQQKEQVASACDSIQEKVDQELAYSDSIVYGDLFRFVDFGKDQAKEEE; the protein is encoded by the coding sequence ATGAAATTCTTCAAAAAACCCAAAGTGCCGTTGTATATATTAGCAGCGATACTATTTGGTCTAAAAACGTATATTGTATATAGATTTATGTTCAACATTGGAATTGACAATTCTATGCAAGAGTTAATTTTATTTATTAATCCATTTGTGTCTGCATTCTTAATATTTACGATTGCGGTGTGGTTTAATAAGACTTCAAGGCAAATGAAATATATTCGCTATATGGCATTATTTGCTTCCTTGATTGTTTGGGCGAATCTCGTATTCTATCGTCAGTTTACAGATTTTATTACGATTCCACAATTATTTATGGGAAGCAATATGGGAGATTTAGGGTCAAGTATTTTAACGCTAATCAAACCATATGATGTATTATTCTTTGCTGATGTTATTATTATTTGGATTTTAAGTAAGAAATATGAAGGTACTTTATCTGTTCAATATCCAAAGAGTGGAAAAGTAGGAGCAGTAGCATTTTCTTTAGTTCTACTTGCAGGAAACTTTTTCTTAGCAGAGATGGAACGTCCACAATTATTTACTCGTGCGTTTGATAGAGAGTATTTAGTTAAAAATATTGGTTTATTTAATTATCATGTATACGATATTGTTGTTCACTCAAAAACCGAGTCACAGCGCGTATTTGCAGATGGAAATGAAATTCCTGAAATTGAGGAGTTTATTGAGACGAATATTGATCATAAACGAAGTGAAGAAATGTTTGGCATTGCTGAAGATAAAAATGTAATTTTTATTAATGCAGAGTCACTTCAAGAGTTTGTAATTAATAATGAGGTAAATGGAGAAGAAATAACTCCTTTCTTAAACGGTTTAGCTGAAGATGAGGATACGTACTACTTTGAAAACTTCTATGAACAGACCGGCCAAGGAAACACCTCAGATTCGGAGTTCTTAGTTGAAAACTCTTTATATCCATTATCTCGTGGTGCTGTATTCTTTACGCATGGCGGAAATGAATATAATGCATTTCCAGAACTTATAAAAGAAGAAGGGTATACTTCTTCTGTATTACATGCCAATAATAAAAGCTTCTGGAATCGTGAAGGAATGTACGATAGTTTAGAAATTGACAACTTTTATGGTGAAGAAGCTTATGAGGTTTCAAATGAGAATTCAATTGGTTGGGGATTAAAAGATAAACCATTCTTTGAACAATCGATTAAGTATTTAGAGTCAATGGAACAACCTTTTTACAGTAAGTTTATAACTTTAACAAACCATTTCCCATTTGAAATGAATGAGGAAGATACGTCTATTGATAAATTTGATTCAAACTCAAATACACTTAATAATTACTTCCCAGCAGTAAGGTATATGGATGAAGCTATTGAACAGTTCTTCCAAGATCTAAAAGATAGTGGATTATATGAAGATTCTGTAATAGTGATTATGGGTGATCATATTGGAATTAGTGCAAATCATAACCGTGCGATGGCACAGTATCTAGATAAAGAGGAAATTACTCCTTATGATCAAGTACAGTTACAACGTGTTCCTTTATTTGTTCATATTCCTGGTCATGGTGAAGGAAAAGTTATGGATGAAGTAACAGGTCAAATTGACCTTAAACCAACTATGCTTAATATGTTGGGTATCGAACAAGAAAAAGATATCTCTTTCGGTAACGACATGTTTAGTGAAGATCGAAAAGATTATATAGCGCTTCGTAATGGTGATTTCGTTAGTGAAGACTATATCAAAACTATGGGTGTTTGTTATGACAGAGAAACTGGTGAACCTGTAGATGATGTTATTGATGAAGAAACATCTTCTGAACAAGAAGCAGAACAACAAAAGGAACAAGTGGCGAGTGCATGTGATTCTATTCAAGAAAAAGTTGACCAAGAATTAGCTTATTCCGATTCCATTGTATATGGAGACTTATTCCGATTCGTAGATTTTGGTAAAGATCAAGCAAAAGAAGAAGAATAA
- a CDS encoding ROK family glucokinase translates to MDKHLLVGIDIGGTTVKIGFISENGKIVHKWEVSTNLADGGRHIVPEIWSSIESKMEHLSYSLSSIIGLGVGAPGFIDAEKGYVHEAVNIGWKNVALAEAFQQYAKVPVYVENDANIAVLGENWVGAGNQADNLIAITLGTGVGGGIIANGRILNGANGMAGELGHMIVEENGAPCNCGNHGCLETITSATGIVRQALEKIIEIPHSKLAEAYNKNREITSKEIFELASEGDIAAKSIVDHTADVLGKVLANMGVIINPSKVLIGGGVSKAGDQLIDAIQQAFEKHALPRVAEACSIKTAQLGNDAGIIGAAYLAYSSKNSTFFT, encoded by the coding sequence GTGGACAAGCATTTATTAGTGGGTATTGATATTGGGGGAACTACGGTTAAGATAGGTTTTATATCTGAAAATGGGAAGATAGTACACAAATGGGAAGTATCTACGAATCTAGCGGATGGTGGAAGGCATATTGTCCCAGAAATCTGGTCGTCTATTGAGTCAAAAATGGAGCATTTATCCTATTCTCTATCATCGATAATTGGACTAGGTGTGGGAGCACCAGGTTTTATTGATGCAGAAAAAGGATATGTTCATGAAGCGGTTAATATCGGTTGGAAAAATGTTGCTTTAGCTGAAGCGTTTCAACAATATGCAAAAGTTCCAGTTTATGTTGAAAATGACGCGAACATTGCAGTGCTTGGTGAAAATTGGGTTGGTGCAGGAAATCAAGCAGACAATTTAATTGCTATTACATTAGGTACTGGAGTAGGCGGAGGAATCATTGCCAATGGTCGAATTTTAAATGGAGCAAATGGAATGGCAGGAGAATTAGGCCATATGATTGTGGAAGAGAATGGGGCACCTTGCAATTGCGGCAATCATGGTTGTCTAGAAACAATTACTTCTGCTACAGGTATTGTAAGACAAGCATTAGAAAAAATCATTGAAATACCTCATTCAAAATTAGCAGAAGCTTATAATAAAAATAGAGAAATTACATCTAAAGAAATTTTTGAACTAGCATCTGAAGGTGATATAGCAGCAAAATCGATTGTTGATCATACTGCTGATGTTTTAGGCAAAGTCTTAGCTAACATGGGTGTAATTATAAACCCTTCTAAAGTATTAATTGGCGGGGGAGTTTCCAAAGCTGGAGATCAGTTAATTGATGCTATACAGCAAGCTTTTGAAAAACATGCGTTACCAAGAGTGGCAGAAGCATGTTCAATTAAAACTGCTCAATTAGGAAATGACGCAGGTATTATTGGAGCAGCATATTTAGCATATTCTTCAAAAAATAGCACATTTTTCACTTGA